The Liolophura sinensis isolate JHLJ2023 chromosome 6, CUHK_Ljap_v2, whole genome shotgun sequence genomic sequence ACGCGGCTATTTCTTCTATGAGTACGACTGTGGATGTCAACAAAAACtcataaatctgacattttctTATTAGCCATGATGAAAATATTCGAGCAGGTGGCTACATGATATTATTGATACAAGATGGCGACGTACACAGAGAACGACAGAGGCCACGGTGAAAACAATACAACTGATCATTTCAGAGATCAGTTTAAGAGGTACAAACGGCGACGACCTCCGCCAGACTTGTCAGATGTTATTGATTTCGACAGGGCCAACGATTTTGAGGTATGACAAGTGTGTTTCTGCACATGGTTTGGCAATATGTTAGTCATTCCCTGTCGCTGTTGTCATCATCAGTTACTCGCTCAGTCATTTAGTACTGACCTGACGATTGATCGGTGGCATAGTGGGTAGAGCGTCCGCCACGAGGTCAGGAGGCCCGGTATCAAACACAGGTCAtatcaaaaactgaaaatttaacTTGCTGCTGAGTCGCTTGGCGCTCGGCGGTCGTACAGATAGGTTAGGGATGGCCATAGGTTACAGcaattaaaggagaaaaaaaattaaatatcaaacaaataccattgaaaagagtatgcatttacTCGCGCATGcagccataaaaaaattcttatacGTTCGTCAAgttaataaatgataaataaagtcagcgccaaaatcggctgtgggcgactccattttgcctaagaactagtcctgaagtcttctgtgttaagagCAGGTTTGTCgacggaaaccgccgaagtgcagttcatacatttccggtaCAACTCGGCAGTTTTGATTACTCTCAAACACGAGAAAAGTGCCCGAGGTTGGCAGTACTCGGCACTACTCCAACAAAATCAAATAGAGCGTTGTTTAGCTCTTCCTCGTAGTGGTAGGGAAGGTGTAGTGATACATGGAGCTAGGAATTAGGACTGGATGCACCAGTGTCGGTATAATTAGCTCTGTGAGTGAAGATGACACTTGAATTATCAATGTACTAGCTTCACTCACCCCTCGGATGAAATCATCTGTGCTGGAAGCCAGTTTGCCAGAAAATTTCAGAGATGCATCATAAAAATCACAGACCtggtatatagatatatatctaCAACGAGATCAAACCTATGTGAGCAGTTCTGTGTCTTCGTTTTGTAGGTTCTggtcaatacatacagtaaatCCATGTGTTTTCACTGCCAGGGTCTCAGTCTCAGAGAAAAAAAGCCTTGTTCGTATTCAACATAACCACGCAATCTCCTGTAATATCACTTGACATGTCCCTGGAGGTCTTCCCTGAACATTCAGTGACTCAAGGGGAAGCCTGATTTTGCACACGGAACTAACCGAGAGATGTTCCTAAATGAGCGAGCTGGTAACGTTGTTCTGCTATGTTCAAAACTGCTCTAGTTATCCACAGAAGCTTCCCCACATGAGAATGTGTTTATAGTCTGTGTTACTGGGTACCTGAATATGTATGAGCTGCTACCTTAGCTACCTACTTATTTACAGCCAGATAGGTGATGACGTGTCTCATGAGAATACCCAAGTGACATGACCTCGAGAACTCTTACTTAGTCTCATCTCATTTATGCCAGGGTTGCGTGTGGCGCTGTACAGCTTGGTACCTGAGTACAGTTGAGCCACACACATGCGGCTACAGTATTGTGTGATTGGTCACCTGGGttggtggggtgttatgtctgatgTTTCCGCTACGATactgaaaacaatgaatgattGCTTGTCCATATAATTGAGAAATTAAGTACGTAAAAGCCtaagcatatacatacatatacaaacgaGTGAAACTATGTAACACTGCTGGCCCCTCGCCAACAAGTGGAGCATTGGACTTGGTGAATTAGCGTGAAACTAGCTAGTCCATCTAAATCAATTCAGTGTactattataaattatttaggACTTTCAACACTGTTGGATGGAAggtgaaaatctgaaaatgacACACTGGGCTAATCATCCCGATAGACACACTGTACTCATCATCCTGATATACACACCGAGCTCATCATCCCGATAGACACACTGAGCTCATCATCTAGATAGACACACTGGGCTAATCATCCCGATAGACACACTGGGCTAATCATCCCGATAGACACACTGTACTCATCATCCTGATATACACACCGAGCTCATCATCTCGATAGACACACTGAGCTCATCATCTAGATAGACACACTGGGCTAATCATCCCGATAGACACACTGTACTCATCATCCTGATATACACACCGAGCTCATCATCCCGATAGACACACTGAGCTCATCATCTAGATAGACACACTGGGCTAATCATCCTGATAGACACACTGAGCTCATCATCCCGATAGACACACTGTACTCATCATCCTGATATACACACCGAGCTCATCATCCCGATAGACACACTGAGCTCATCATCTAGATAGACACACTGGGCTAATCATCCCGATAGACACACTGAGCTCATCATCCCGATAGACACACTGTACTCATCATCCTGATATACACACCAAGCTCATCATCCCGATAGACACACTGAGCTCATCATCTAGATAGACACACTGAGCTCATCATCCTGATACAAACACTGAGCTCATCATCCCAATAGACACATTGAGCTCATCATCCCGATAGACACACTGAGCTCATCATCCTGATACAAACACTGAGCTCATCATCCCGATAGACACATTGAGCTCATCATCCCGATAGACACTGAGCTCATCATCTGGGATAAACTACAGTGAAACAACAGTCAACACCATACGTTTAAATTTTCAGCAACTTGAGTAAGTGTGGATTTGTAATTTTAAGTATTGGGTGAAGTATTGAGTCAAGctgtggcttttttttttttttttcgttaattATTGTGAAGCTTACAATAACACTCTATAGAGTTTTACTATACTAACGATATTGGTACATATAAATAGGTGTGATAAACTGTCAATTGGAATACAATTTTCCTTTGTCCTCATGAAAAATTTCAGAGCCAGGTAGAAGATTTTAAGCTGACAGAGCCAACAGGATTTGAGAAGGTTCCAGAGGGCCTTATAGATGTCCGACTGTGGAAAGCTTATCAACTCCGATCCAATCCAGGTACTGCATAATACATTCATTCAATTCTTCACCATGACAGTTTGCAGACCAAGATTGATCCATTTATATGTCTTGTCTCAGTGGTTTTATATTCTCATGGTTATGGAAGGTTACAAGCACTACAGAATACAGCACAGCACAGCAACAGTtgaattttcaagaaaaataaaccaagaaaaaaGAGATAGAAATGCAATCCATTGTTATTTCATTACTCAACCTAAGATAGCATGTCAACTGTGGTACCAAATTTTCTTGGAGTTTTCATCATGCTTTACTGAATTGTAGAAAGGTGTATAATTTTCATCTTGAAACATGCAAACATTTTCATGCTCATGCTTCAAAAAGGCAGGaattatttgtgaaatattgagAAATATTAATATAGGTCTTGTAGAAATAAGTTATCTTgctaaaatttgattttaacacagattatttttattattacacgTCTCATGTGTTCAGCATAAGGAAAGTTACTACTTTGCCAGGTGTGAAGAGCAGAGAAAGTATGACCAAGTATTGACTGTGTTATTCTctaatgctatactcaagaatttcaaaTGTACTCTGAGAGACTTCTAACTTTGTAGGGTTTCTATTTATATCAAACCCATTCATGCAAGGTAGTCAGAGGTATTGGGTGAGACGATGTTTGCGAGACTACCCTGTCAAACCCAACTACACAAACCTGGACATTCACCTGACTTTAACTGAAGAGGATAACATCTGGAAGGATGACAGCCTGGAGAGGTAAGGTTGAGGTGGGCTGTTCAAACTGTTTCTGTTTCAGTGTTAAGGCAGGAAGTTTGTTAGGTACATATATCTTACAAAAGTGGGTGATGCACTATGTTTTCCTCCGGCCACAAAGCGGACCGACCTTGTATTATATCAGTTGTGTACAGatttaaacaccagtcaaataataacATGAACTGTCACCATGGATGGCACTGAAGCCTGTCAACGGTAATGCACCAAGATGTTATGACTATAGAGCAAAAGTGatgttttatttgatgtttatttgatGACAGTGTTATGAGATATGTTGTTgacagtacatgcacatacaagTGTGTTGATGACAGTACACCCAGAGCATTTGATGACATGGTTGCCAGGTGTGTTGATGAAAGTACACGTGATGAAGAGAATATGCAAATTTGACTTGATCAGAGTACCTAGACGTGTGTTTACCAGATGTACTATGTACTACCATATATGTCGATGACAGTATGCCTAGTTGACTTGATGGCCTTACCACCAGGTGTGTGGTTGAATATTGGTATAGAaatcaaaacatcaatcaaatattaaattaGAGGAGATTCTCTTGCATTAGAATGTCTTAATTGAAGACACAAGCACAGTTTAGggtttcataaatattattttgtacttTCAGCTCCAATCCTTTCCCCAAAGGTAGCCTGCTGTCCCATCTACGCTGGGCGACTTTAGGGTATCACTATGAGTGGAACAACAGGGTAAGTCAGAGCAGAGCCATGCTGTTTGTGGGTTGGAAACCATGAAACCGAGACCCCGAAATTGTCTGCACGACCAACAGCTGTTAATCAACACATATATAAGAAGACAGATACACCTGGTTTGTCATCCTGAGAGATTTCAACATGTGTATGGGCCACGTGAAATTGTAcgctatatttatttttcacatttcatttttcaaagcCCCAGTTTGCAAATGAGAGTATTGGTGATATCTAAACAGGCACCTGTTTACTGAtaaagacaaaatttatttatttatttgattggtgtattatgccatactcaagattttcaTTAATACAACTTTGGCCAGCGTttctgtgggaggaaactgggcagagcccaggggaaaccgacGAACATCCACAAGTCCTTGCCACATGAGAGGAATTTTGAACTGTCAGTtatcacattggtgggaggctgcTGAGTCGTTGTGCtttgctagcatgctaaccaccaggcAACAAAAGTTGTcataaagataaattttatttgattggtattttacaagaatatttcacttatacgatggtgaccagcattatggtgggaggagaccgggcagagcccaggggaaacccacaactatccacaagttgctggcagtcCCTCCCACTCATAAAGATAGAAGTGGATGtgcagtgtacatttatttttcagatcaGCCCCTAAATTTTGGTttcttgtatttgtacatacacacaggtatatTTTGAGGACAAGGTGTCAGAGTTCCCATCAGATTTGTCCCACCTGACCAGGTATGTGGCAGCGGCTCTGGGCTACCCTTGTTTCTGTCCCCAGTCGGGGATTGTCAACTTCTACAACATGGAGTCCACATTATGCGGCCATACTGACCACTCAGAGTATGACAAGAGGGCACCCCTGATTTCCTACAGGTATGCCCCATACACACACAAGAAGTATTTTCATGGTGCAATTTAGAATAGCTTCTGAAATTTAGTCATTGTTGTACAGTGGACCATAATTTTAAATTCCTACTTAAAAGATCTGATGTTACCATTTAATTGAAAATTTGTACCATTATTTTGTGTTATGTCCTCCTAAAACATATCTGCCTGATGACACATTGTAGTTTTGGCCAGAGTGCCATCTTCCTGATTGGTGGAGTGACAAAGGAGGTGTGTCCTGTAGCCCTCTACCTGAGGAGTGGTGACATCTGTGTAATGATGGAGGAAGCCAGGTTAGCGTACCACGCTGTGCCCCGAATCCTATCAGCGGAGGCTCATCGTTTCACACAGGCTTTCCACTTGCCTGATACCCGCAGTGAGTCAGCTGGAGCCACAAAACACGGGGCATTGAAAGGAAAAACTGAGTCTAGATTCCCCTCAGATCCAGTAGTAGATTCAAACTGTGACAAGGAAGGCCTGAACAACTCTGAAGTTCATTCTAACTCCGATAAGAATTCTGAAAAGCACGACTTTAGCTCATCTGTGAAACGGGACGATTGGGAGCGGTATGAACACTACATGAAATCATCTCGTATTAATGTCAATGTCAGACAAGTACTTCAACATGGACAGACTTTCCCAAAGCAGGAGGTAGAAACAGAACCGATATCAAGATAACGTAAAGATTTAATAACTAATAAACCTATAGCTGACTGTGATCATGTATAGAGGAAGGTCAAAGGTGGATAAGTTCAAGGTCTCTGCACTGGACACCGGTGACACTTGACAGTGAAGTGGCTGTGTAGATTTCAGCTATGACTGTATAGCCCGAGATACTGACACTAGGTGGTTGCCTCCAGAATTCATTTTAAACACTGATTCTGGCAGGATTCGTacaaacaaagttttttttttgttttgtgatgttttagatGTCTTaacaaaagtattttttaaaaccaCATACTCTCTCTTAGCAGAAAATTTACTTGGATTTGTCTTAATTCTAATAATAGATATAGTATTAGTTTGGTGCATTTTGGCAGGTTTTACCAGCAATTCTAAGCAGAGTAACTGATTAAAATAATCAgtatttcatttgaaatatactttgactttgtcattttttttattatcctTGATGTAGATGGTTCTCCCTACGGCCTGCGTTAAAGATTTATCCCTTTTGGAAGAGGTGGTCCAAAGTGTGACCTCATTTGGATAGTAACATTAGAAATCATAAAAATCCCATTTCCTTGACTTTTTCTTCTGTCTGCTCTTACTTGTTCATAATTGGTCATAATGTGTATAGATTAGCTCATGATGAACGAGGACTATACAATATTGCAGCGAGGCGAAGCCCAGATACAATTTTGTATTGTCCGAGTCAGTTTAGCATAACATAATCCATTTAGCACATACCGTTTTTTTTCGAGCAACAAAATATCAAACTCAACAAGTTGTACTACGGAAAACAGAACTTTCAAAGACCATGGGTACTGTAGGCAAATCCTGTACATTGATCAATTGAGCGCGACGAGAAAAAATACGGTATGTCCTGTTAAAGATTACAACCAGTGGACCATGGCAGAATATGTCCATGGTTAAGCGGTAGAGACTGGCAACAACAGCTGTTAAAACCTCTAATGCTGTAGTAAAgtacacataacagacataacTGAACAAAAAGTGTTTATCTTCTAAATACATTTCCTGACAAATATCTCGCTTTTTGATGGTATAAAAACTGCGTTATATATGTCTAGAATTGTCAAGTATGACCGGTCTGCAGCTTTATTACCGGTTATTAGCTTAGTGAccaataaaattttgtgttctTTCCTCAATGGTTTCACTGGGCTGTTACCCAAGAGGTTTGTGAGGAAACGAGAAGGGCTGTGGCTTCCATCGGTTCCTTCCAGCCATTAATCTGAAGGCGCAATGCCCATTCgaacaaataaaatatctcagtattttatttacattcagATTTCCACCTTTGGTTAGCACAGTTATATCACCAcggttttaatgtttttaacagaaaaatgatTTTCTGTGGGATTTTGGCGCCTATACCGAACCAGTTGTAAAAGCATCAAATCTACAAAAGGAAACCGAGAAGTTGTTTTATAGTGGACAGAACTTAGTGCGGAATTATTATACTCTGTGTCGGGCGATCACAATTTCAGCTAGACTACTTGAACTGAACCACATGGCATTTCGGTATTGGATCAAACCGCATAAAGCCGTCACACCCA encodes the following:
- the LOC135466995 gene encoding nucleic acid dioxygenase ALKBH1-like, with the protein product MATYTENDRGHGENNTTDHFRDQFKRYKRRRPPPDLSDVIDFDRANDFESQVEDFKLTEPTGFEKVPEGLIDVRLWKAYQLRSNPGFLFISNPFMQGSQRYWVRRCLRDYPVKPNYTNLDIHLTLTEEDNIWKDDSLESSNPFPKGSLLSHLRWATLGYHYEWNNRVYFEDKVSEFPSDLSHLTRYVAAALGYPCFCPQSGIVNFYNMESTLCGHTDHSEYDKRAPLISYSFGQSAIFLIGGVTKEVCPVALYLRSGDICVMMEEARLAYHAVPRILSAEAHRFTQAFHLPDTRSESAGATKHGALKGKTESRFPSDPVVDSNCDKEGLNNSEVHSNSDKNSEKHDFSSSVKRDDWERYEHYMKSSRINVNVRQVLQHGQTFPKQEVETEPISR